The sequence GGCAGCCGGCTCCCGGCTTCATCCCGTCCGGGGCGGCAGCCTGGAACTCGTGCTGGCCGTGGAGACCCCCGGAATCGGCGAGCAGCACTCCGGCAGCCCCGGGGGGCGCCGCGCAGGCGATGTCGGACGGCGTCTCGACGCCGTAGCCGAAGGAGTAGCAGCTCCTCGCTACGATGATGGCACTCATGCCCGATGTATACATCTGTTTGCATCGGGGCGCCAGCCGCCGTGCGCCGGACCGGCCGCTTCACAACATGATGCGATATGGAGTCTGCTGCAGGTGGAGCCGGGGACGCCGCTCCGGGATCAGCCAGTGCGCCTCTGCCCGCCGGATTCGCTCCGGCGGCCGGCCTGACCGGTGCCGGAAGCGCGCAGGGCGAGCCCTCCGGTCGCCGGCATGACGGGGACGCCGGATTCGAGGTACATCTCCATGCGGTAGAAGGGGACCTTGCCGCGGTCTTCGAGGAGCTTGGAGCCTTCGCCGGTGACCACGAACCCGCAGCCGAGGTAGCAGGAGATGGCCCTGGGATTGGTTCTCCGGACGTGGAGCCGGACCGTGTCGAAACCGAGCACCCTCCTGGCGGCGGGGATCGCCTTCGCTATGGCCCTGCGTCCTATCCCCCTGCCCAGGGACTCGGTCCGTCCGATCACTATCCCCATCACTCCTATCGACCTGTCGTTCCTCTTCAGGTCGAA is a genomic window of Candidatus Fermentibacter sp. containing:
- a CDS encoding GNAT family N-acetyltransferase, which produces MRISLRRFAERDLPSLERWRDEIDSDRYMERLSPVNFDGSGFEGWGLDYVWYAIEVDGSTVGGIWFDLKRNDRSIGVMGIVIGRTESLGRGIGRRAIAKAIPAARRVLGFDTVRLHVRRTNPRAISCYLGCGFVVTGEGSKLLEDRGKVPFYRMEMYLESGVPVMPATGGLALRASGTGQAGRRSESGGQRRTG